DNA from Pirellulales bacterium:
AGACGGCCGGCGACCGCATGCGCTTCGAGAACGAGGGGCGTTCGGCCGTGGTGCGCCTGAAGATGCCGCGCGAAGGGAAGCTCGTCATCGACGACAAGATTCGCGGCCAGGTCGAATTCGAATGGGCCCGCGAGCAGGACCACGTCATCCAGCGTACCGACGGCACGTGCCTGTATCACCTGGCGAGCGTCGTGGACGATCACGATTTCGAGATCACGCACGTCATCCGCGCCGAAGAGCACCTGTCGAACACGCCGCGGCAGATTTTCATTCTCGAATCGCTCGGCTATCCGCGCCCCGTTTACGCGCATCTGCCGTACGTGGCCGAGCCGGGCAGCAAGACCAAGCTCAGCAAGCGCAAGCTCGACAAGTATTTGAAGAACCGCGACTTCGCCCAGATCTATGAGCACGGTCAGGCGATCGCCGCGGCGCTGGGCCTGGCGCCGTCGGCCGATACGTTCAACCCCGTGATCGTCGATTTCTACGAGCAGGTCGGTTACCTGCCTGATGCGATCATCAATTACCTGGTGCTGTTGGGCTGGTCGCTGGACGAGCGGACCGAGTTCTTCACGCGCAAAGAAATGATCGACAACTTTTCGCTCGAGCGAGTCAACAAGGCGCCGGCCAGCTTCGATCCCAAAAAGCTGTGGGCTTTCCAAGACCATTACATGCAGGAGCTGCCGGTCGAGCAAAAAGCGGCCATGATGCTGCCGTACCTGGAAAAGGCAGGCATCGTCACGGCGCCCGCCCCGGCCGCCGTGCAGGAGCGCTTGCGGCAAGTGATCGCGGCGGCGGGGGATCGTTTGAAAGTGGCCGGCGACATCGTCGATTTCGCGGCCTTCTTCCTACCGGACGACCAACTGTCCTACGATGAAGCGGCCTTCGAAAAGCAGCTGCGCGACGACGAGACGGCGGCCCGGCTCGCACGATTCCGCGAACGCCTGGCCGGGGCCGAATCGTTCGACGCCGCGGCCGTGGAGCA
Protein-coding regions in this window:
- the gltX gene encoding glutamate--tRNA ligase, which codes for MTVRTRFAPSPTGYLHIGGVRTALFNWLFTRRHGGQFLLRIDDTDQQRNVEAALAPILHGFRWLGIDWDEGPDIGGPHAPYYQSQRLANYQAAADRLLASGHAYHDYARPEEIAAEREAAEREKRPFLYSRRWMAETAGDRMRFENEGRSAVVRLKMPREGKLVIDDKIRGQVEFEWAREQDHVIQRTDGTCLYHLASVVDDHDFEITHVIRAEEHLSNTPRQIFILESLGYPRPVYAHLPYVAEPGSKTKLSKRKLDKYLKNRDFAQIYEHGQAIAAALGLAPSADTFNPVIVDFYEQVGYLPDAIINYLVLLGWSLDERTEFFTRKEMIDNFSLERVNKAPASFDPKKLWAFQDHYMQELPVEQKAAMMLPYLEKAGIVTAPAPAAVQERLRQVIAAAGDRLKVAGDIVDFAAFFLPDDQLSYDEAAFEKQLRDDETAARLARFRERLAGAESFDAAAVEQTLQKFLADEQIAAGKIIHAIRVAATGKTVGFGLFETLATLGRESSLARIDRALARRADEN